ttcaaatagaaagCAACTCCCTATTCACTAGACTTAAATCATAATGAATTTTGGCTGTTTCCAAAATCAAACCATCCCTTAATGATGTAGTCCTAATTCCCTAGGGCTATGGAAGAGAACATGCCTCTGACCTGAGGAATTCCCAAAAGCACAGTTGCAGAAGTAACAACAGTATGGATGGAACTGAAGTGTAGCCTCCAATGTCACTATTCCCAATGACTGACTACATGTGGCCAGATGTGTTTGTTCTGATGTGATGATTAAGAAGCCTGTTGTATTTCTCTGTTCCAGAAACTCCTCCAAGAAAAGGGTATTTTCCTTCCCTCCTGAGATAGCCACAAGAGTGTGTCTTTATTGTATTatctctgttgttgttgttgttgtttttcaaaaaacCTGAGACAAAACTAAGTTTTATGATTTGTCTTACAAGGCTGACTTGCCCAGTGACCTGGCCCAAGTCTCTGCTCACACAGCTCTGGGCAGGAAGACGGGAGGCAAAAATATGAGAACTGTAAAGACTCTATAGACAAAGTCACTGAATCTACCAGCAAGATAGCCTGAAAAGGACAATGTTGTAACAGAATAAAATGTACATCCACTCAAAACCAAATTCCCCAGGCAATATGCCACAGTAAGCCCAGTGTGTAGGAGGGGAGAGCAAGAACAGTCTGCCACTGCTGGGAATACCTGCCCTCCAATTCTAAGAAGGAACTCAAAGGCCAGCAGGGACTGGTCAcaaccaaaatgaaaaacaagattTAGGCAACACAGAAAATAGATGTATTGTGACTGAAGAATTGTCTTAGCCCTTTGCTTGGGGGCATGAAACTGACTCCAGTATGGTTATTTCATGAACCCAATGAGCAGATTGGGTCTCTGCCCAACCTCTGACCCACTCAAAGAACATGTACTCCCTTTTGTACAGTAAGAAATGGCATAGAATTACCTGGGAGCTACTACCCCCAGCTGCAAAAGCATATGTAGTAAAATGAGCTCTCTCTGACTTTCTGCATCAGGTCAATTCCTTACTTAGTGTCTGCCAACCATGATACACTGCAGTTATTCCCAGCAGTTACCAAGGGTATGACAAGAGAAAAGGCTCTTGCAGCTGTGGGGTCTCCTCCTCCCCAGGCAGCCAAGCCCTCCTTTCACTTCAGGCTGGGGCTGACTGGCCTAGGAGGTACTGTGGGGGGTCAGTAGGAGGCATTGGTTAGTGTCTCCATGTCCCCATGTGACAGTAAGGGTGCTGAGATGTTAATCAGCACTAGCTTGACAATGCAATTCCCTTTAAGACCACTTGTATAAAACCCTGCAGGATCTTCTGTCACTTCATAGGAGGAAGAACTTTATGTCAAACAAGACCACTACCTCTTAGCTGATGAATAAAGCAATctcatttctttaattattaaattCTAGTGCATTATTACCAAGCACCATCCCTGGTACCCGGAGTGAAAATATGGAGAATGCATCAACAGACTCTGCTGACTAGACTTCTGCCCTTATTGTGGTCCAGTCCAGTTCTCCATGACTGGTCTTGGAGCTGCTAACTCATTAGACAGCCTGAGTCGTCTCCACTCTAACTCCCTCCAGTGCTGTGTAagggtactttgggaggccgtgtgATACAGTGGCCAAAACCGGGGACTTTGAAGTCAGACAACTCTCAGCTTCACTTCTTGCAATCTTTAGGACCTTTGTCATGTACCTTAACATCTTTAAGCCTTCATTCCCTCgtgtgtaaaatggaaataaaaatttatttatcttgtgGAGTATTTTGAATATTGACTGAGATAATGTACTTATCACAATGGTTGTAATAGAGTAACACTCAATAAGTATCAGCAATTATTATTAGCAACAGTCTACGGCAGGGGGTAGAGACATtggttcctcctcctcctgtacAAGGTCAGAGACAGCCAGGAGGAGTAGGTAGGTGCCAGAATGGGAAGTTTGCCAAACTAAGCTGTGAGGCTTCCAGGCTGGACTGGAAGGCAATTGGAGAGCAGTGCATTAGAGTGTATGCCAGCCTGTAGAACAACTTTCACTTTCAGTTGGTTTCCAGAAGATGACCATGATTTCCTCATGTTACCATTTTCTATGCCTAAGTGATGAATTGGCTGATGCCTAGAATTTAAACAACCCTCTTTGTTAAGTAGAAATTCTATTACTATGATTTCCTAAGAAATTAATATAACCTTTAACTTTGCCTCCTTTTGCCCTTCTTTCCACCAGATACTGCCTTCCAAGTACATCGAatttcaaccattatttcttcCCAAAAAGCAAACCTTATTCACACTCATATTTCCAAGAAAGTGGTTCTTGTAATGGAATTCCTCTAAACTGCTGATTACCATCATCTAACTAGTTGATGTCTCTTTGTGGTCTCACAACTGCCTTTTTGAGCTTCCTGTTCTCAATTGGGTCAGCCATGGTTGTATTTAACTTGTTTTGGCAtggctttgttatttttactttggtttgttctcatttaatcctgaaaCAGCACAGCATAGAACTTTTTGACCTGAATTCCCCCTGTGAACTTCCCATTTTGCCCAAGTTGACTATGTTAGTAAGCAGTGAGCACCTCTCCAGCTTTTGAAAAATTCATTCAGCCTCTTCTTTTCTTGTGCATGTCTTCTGCTTTGCCaggtcaagctgggaactgcctGACTTGAGGGAAGGGAGAGTAAAAGCCATCAGTGACTCAGATGGGGTGAGCTACCCTTGGTACGGGAACACCACAGAAACTGTGACCCTGGTTGGCCCCACCAACAAGATCTCCAGGTTCTCCGTCAGCATGAATGACAACTTCTACCCCAGTGTGACATGGGCAGTGCCTGTGAGCGACAGCAATGTGCCACTGCTCACAAGAATCAAGAGAGACCAAAGTTTCACGACCTGGCTGGTGGCCATGAACACCACCACAAAAGAGAAGATCATTCTGCAGACCATCAAGTGGAGGATGAGGGTGGACATTGAGGTGGACCCTCTTCAGCTCTTGGGGCAGCGGGCCCGGCTGGTGGGCAGGACTCAGCAGGAGCAGCCCCGGATCCTGAGCCGGATGGAACCCATCCCCCCTAATGCACTAGTGAAACCCAATGCCAATGATGCCCAGGTCCTCATGTGGAGGCCCAAGCGGGGGCCACCTCTGGTTGTGATCCCTCCTAAGTAGAAGCAGACTGGCCTGACTGTGTGTGGATCACACGCCTCTGAGACATGCAGTGAGGGTGCCAGGGGTGGCAGGAGCCAAACAGAGTTTCTGAGCCAAAGCAGACCTCTCGGTTTGCCAGCCTTTGCAGCCACTTTTGAAGAGTCGGGCTGCTCCTTGGGTGGTAGAACCATAATCCTTAGGAAAAATTCCTTCCTCTTAGGAATAAAGAAATCACTGATTTGACAGACTTGCTGTGATTACCATGCAAGTAGCCATATTTTGGAGCTGACCAGGATGATTCTTTTATCTGAACTATTGACCATTTCTTTCCTGTGAGATGCAGGGGATGGAAACGAAATTAAACAGTGCCTGTGGCAAATGCTGCTTCCCAACCAATTAGAAGTAGGAGTGAAAACATCCACACCAGGTGGTCGTAAGACAGACTCCTGCTGTCTGACTGGAGGGTGCTGGGGAAATGGGTGGTGAAAGAATGGGTGATGGGGAGAGGAAAGAATAAGGTTTTATGACACATTAATACTTCTGCATTTATTAGTTGATAATCAGATCGACACACTCACTGGAATGAATGCTTAGAAAACTAGACAAATAATGGTATTTGCTCCTTTCTGAGGGAGAAAGCCTCCTTGGAACTGTCCAAGGTGCTGATGTGAACTAACGGAAACACTTCATTAGTTCCATCTACCCACCTCTTTCCAAAAAGATTGCTTATTCAGAGTATTTTTAATCACAGTATTTGGCTTTGTAATTCCCGTATTCTGCAGTAGTTATGATATTTGGGGACCTGTCCATGTTTTAGTGAAATCCTAACTGTGATTTTGTTTACAGCTGCTTATTCTGTTCCCATGATTAGccctaaatttatatttaaaaagttatagcATTgctcactaaatgaaggtaatAAGCAGATGACAAACTCTGAATCAATAatagtaagaaaaatattatgaaaaatagacAATCATTAAGAAGATGAAAACCCTAATAGAAAAAATAGTAAGTTTGAACTGACAATTCAAAACTGAAAGAACAAATGCTCAATAGGTATGAAAAGTAATTAAAGATACagaagttaaatgaaataagatttttttctgtgattcTGGTGGCAAAGTGTTTGTATTTTGGTTTTTATAAATGCTAACCTGAATTGATGAGGttacaataaaaagataaacacacacacacacacacacacacacacacacacaaaagttatAAGCCATGAATCCATGTAAGATTTCAAGAACATTTCAGCAAATAAGAACAgcattttcattctatttcttttgagtttctgaatgATCTGAACATATAGAATGGACACATATATgcatagacacacatacacacatgcacgcatgcatGCAAGGCATATAGCATAATTACTAGCATATTTGCCACCAGTGCCTACATATCTACCTGTAGCCTTTGTATGTACATAcgctgtatatttttatatatatttattttagctCTATTTCACAGAAGTTCAAACTTGAACATTTGTGAGAAACTACTTCCTAAGGCTTAACTTTAGAGCTCTTTAAAGAAAATCTAAGCTACTCATGTTAAGTAAGCCTGTATTGCTAAGATTTAACCAGTAAAGATGAGAGGCCAGGTTTCCTTTAGTCAGGCCAATATAAAACTTCTTTTTGAGGGTTTCCAGTCTTTACAGTGAGGATTTTTGCAGTTCTAGCTTGAATCACCCTTCCTCCCCCACCTCACAAAAAGAGCTTTTCCCTTTATTCTCCATAATTCAACCATATATAtggttgtatatatatatttgcttgttCACCACCCCCTTCCATGCAAACTAATTATAAAACTTTCACATTGTCACTGTGGATTTAATAAGTAGACACTGCTAGCTTAATTTCAGAGGGAGAAAGTTGAAGTTCAAGGCAGTTTACAACCTCATGGTTGGCTCCAAAGAGCTGTCTTATACTAGAGTTTGTGGATAGAGAATAAAAAGCAGGAGggtttattacttttatta
This portion of the Pongo abelii isolate AG06213 chromosome 1, NHGRI_mPonAbe1-v2.0_pri, whole genome shotgun sequence genome encodes:
- the FAM78B gene encoding protein FAM78B translates to MGCIQSITCKARIRRENIVVYDVCATIDQCPTRIEETSPIVLRYKTPYFKASARVVMPPIPRHETWVVGWIQACNQMEFFNTYSDLGMSSWELPDLREGRVKAISDSDGVSYPWYGNTTETVTLVGPTNKISRFSVSMNDNFYPSVTWAVPVSDSNVPLLTRIKRDQSFTTWLVAMNTTTKEKIILQTIKWRMRVDIEVDPLQLLGQRARLVGRTQQEQPRILSRMEPIPPNALVKPNANDAQVLMWRPKRGPPLVVIPPK